TAATTCTTCTAATAAGGTATCCTGGCTAAATCTGTAAATGCCCGGCATGGATTTTATTTCAACTTTAACACCAGAACCCTCCTGCACAAACATTGGGAATATGAAATCATTTACAGAAAGTGTGGTTTCTTCAACCATGGTTCTAATAGCCGACGATTGTCGGTTTCTTCTGGGACGATGTGTCAAAATTTGCATTATTAGTAATTTTTACAAAAATAACGAAATAAAAAACGCCTCAGATGTAATCTAAGGCGTTTTAAAATATTGATTTTTTATTAAGCTCCTTTTAAGGCTTCTGCACCACCAACAATCTCAAGGATTTCCTTGGTAATAGCCGCCTGACGTGACCGGTTATACTCGATTTTAAGAGCTTTTAGCAAATCTCCTCCATTTTCGGTTGCTTTATCCATGGCAGTCATTCGAGCACCATGTTCAGAAGCATTGGAATCAAGCAAAGATTTGAACAACTGCATTTTTATTGATTTTGGAATCAATTCGAGCAAAATCTCTTCTTCTGTTGGTTCAAAAATATAATCAACATTTGAAGTCTTGGAATCTTTCTCTACATTATTAACCAGAGGAAGTAATTTCTCTGTACGAATAATCTGAGTGGCAACGTTTTTGAATTCATTAAATATCAAAACCACTTCATCAAATTTTGCACCTGCGAAATCAGTCATAACTTCCTCAGCAACTTCTTTTGCTGCATCAAAAGTCAAATTATGAAAAATCTCGATGTGTTTTTGATTGACATTGAGTCCACGACGAATAAAAGCCTCTCCTCCTTTTTTACCTAAAGGCAAGATTGTAACATTTTTATCAGCAAAATTTTCCTGAATATGAGATATTGCTGCTTTTATTACATTAGAATTAAATGCACCGCAAAGTCCCCGATCAGAAGTTACCAAAATCACCAAAACATTGTTTACTTCTCTTACCTGAGTAAATGGACTGTTTTCACCAACTTCAGTACCCTCAGAAACCTGTGCAATTAGCTCATTAAGTTTTTTTGCATAAGGTCGCATTTGTATAATACGATCCTGTGCTTTTCTCAATTTTGCGGCCGCAACCATTTTCATGGCTTTGGTAATCTGCATGGTAGAGTTTACAGATGTGATTCTATTTCTTACTTCTTTTAATGAAGCCATTTCAATTTACAATTTTTGATTTCAGATTTTAGATTGAAAATAATTCAAATCTTTATCAAGCGTATTTCTGAGCCAATTCTTTACCGAATTTCATAATATAATCAGTATCCTCTTTCTCGAGTTTACCTTTTGACAAATTATCCAAAATTTCAGGCTTGGTTGATTTAAGGATAGTCAGGAATTCGTGCTCATATTCTTTCACTTTGGCAACAGGCACCAAGTCCATAATACCATTGATTGAACCATAGATGATAGAAACCTGCTCACCAACTGTACTTGGTTGATATTGACCTTGTTTCAAGATCTCCTGATTTCGACGACCACGCTCAATAACTAGCTTAGTTGCTGCATCCAAATCAGAACCAAACTTAGCAAAGGCTTCCAATTCACGGAACTGAGCCTGATCAAGTTTCAGTGTTCCGGCTACTTTCTTCATTGATTTTATCTGTGCGTTACCACCCACACGTGATACCGAAATACCTACGTTGATCGCTGGACGAATACCGGCATTAAACAGATTGGACTCAAGGAATATCTGACCATCGGTAATTGAGATTACGTTGGTAGGAATATAAGCTGACACGTCTCCAGCCTGAGTTTCGATGATTGGAAGGGCTGTTAATGAACCACCACCTTTAACTTTTCCAGCCAATGAAGGAGGAAGGTCGTTCATAGCCTGAGCAATTGCATCAGATTGATTGATTTTTGCGGCACGCTCCAACAAACGAGAGTGAAGATAGAAAACGTCACCAGGGTAAGCCTCACGACCCGGTGGACGACGAAGCAACAATGATACTTCACGATAAGCAACTGCTTGTTTTGAAAGGTCATCATATATTACTAAGGCCGGACGACCGGTATCTCTGAAATACTCGCCAATAGCAGCCCCTGTAAATGGAGCAAAAAACTGCATAGGTGAAGGATCTGAAGCACCGGCTGCTACGATAACGGTATAGTCCATAGCACCGTAACGACGGAGTGTTTGCTCAACTTGCTTAACTGTGGAGGCTTTTTGACCGCAGGCTACATAAATACAATATACAGGCTCACCTTTATCGAAGAATTCTTTTTGGTTGATTATGGTATCTATACAAACTGCTGTTTTACCTGTCTGACGGTCACCAATTACCAACTCACGCTGACCACGGCCAATCGGAATCATCGCATCGATAGCTTTGATACCTGTTTGAAGTGGCTCAGTCACTGGCTGACGATAAATAACACCTGGTGCTTTTCTTTCGAGTGGCATCTCAAAAGTTTCTCCTAAAATCGGGCCATGGCCGTCGATTGGCTCAGCAAGTGTGTTTACTACACGGCCAACAATACCTTCACCTACTTTTACCGAGGCTATCAGTCCTGTTCTTTTGGCAATAGCTCCTTCTTTTATTTCTGAAGACTCACCCAACAATACTGCACCCACATTGTCTTCTTCAAGGTTAAGAGCCAAGCCTTTCAGGCCGTTTTCAAATTCTATAAGTTCTCCTTGTTGTACTTTAGAAAGTCCGTAAATACGTGCTACCCCGTCACCAATCTGGAGTACGGTACCTACTTCTTCTAGTTCTGCTTCGGTTTTTGCACCGGCTAATTGCTCACGCAAAATCGCCGAAACCTCGTCTGGTCTTACTGATGCCATGCTTTTTATTATTCAAATAATTAATTTATGAAGCTAATCTGAAAACCCTCTGTTGTCAGAATTTTCGGGTGCGAAATAACAAAAAAAATTTCATTAATCCGATAAAAAAGCAAAAAAAAGACTAAAATTCTTGTATTATTCTCAGAATGGGCTGGTAATTTTTTTGTAAAATAAAAACAGTAATCAAAATTTTGCTTTTCCTGTCCAAATCACACAGTTTTCAGGACTAAATTTCTCAGGTAAATTCTCGAAAATACCATAAACTGTGGAGCCACTTCCGGTCATCGAAGCATAAAGGGCTCCGACAGAATAAAGTTCCTGTTTTACTTCAGAAATTTTCGGGTGATTTAATTGTATTTTTTCTTCGAAATCATTCACAAGCAATTCTTTCCACTGCGAAACAGGCATTTTTAAAATCTCTTTTATTGAAATCTCAGGAATATGAGGAATAACACCTGAGTAGGCTTCAGCCGTAGAAATATGGATCTGAGGATTGGCCAGAACAAGACTGTAACCTTTTAAGGAAAAGTCTATTTCCTCGAAATCTGTACCTCTACCAAAACAGAATTTAGGACGATTTTGAATAAAAAACGGACAATCGCTGCCAAGTTGGGAAGCAAAGTCTTCGAGCTGTAAATCTGAAAGATTTAATTCAAAAATTTCATTTAGCATTTTCAAAGCAAAGGCTCCGTCTGCCGAACCTCCACCGATGCCAGCACCCATTGGGATGACTTTGTGAAGGTGAATATTTACAGAATTTTCGAAAACTAAACCTGCACCAACAAGGATTTTGTAAGCTTTAATTATCAGATTATTAGCAGTTTCTCCAGGAATTTCTAAACCACTGGATTTGAAAGAAAACTCGTCGGCTTTTATGATTTCCAGAGCATCGGTCCATTCTACAGGATAGAATACCGACTCAATGTTATGGTAACCATCGGGTCGTTTCCCGATAACATTTAGTCCAAGATTTATTTTTGCATTTGGAAAAGTGAGCATTCTATAAATAAAATTGAGTTCAAAATTCCCGAAAGATTTTGCTAATACCAAATGAAATACTAATTTTGCACCTCAATTTTCGGTCTTCGGAGTAAATGGTTCTTTCGGAGACTTATTTTTCACCAAAATAAATTTGAACCAATGTCTCAAAAAATCAGAATCAAATTGAAGTCGTTTGACCATTCATTGGTTGACAACTCTTCAGAAAAAATCGTTAAAGCCGTTAAGTCAACAGGAGCAACCGTTAGCGGTCCAATTCCATTGCCTACACGTGTTGAGAAATTCACAGTATTGCGTTCACCGCACGTATCAAAAAAATCAAGAGAGCAGTTTCAGCTTTGTACTTACAAGAGATTGATCGATATTTTCTCTGCAAGTCCAAAAACTGTTGATGCCTTGATGAAACTTGAACTTCCTGCAGGTGTTGACGTAGAAATCAAAGTTTAACAGATTTACTGACCGACATTTCAGATGCCTTTTTTCGGATAACGGAAAAAGGCATTTTTTTTTGAACCTATCGAAATTTAAGTTTAAATAAAAAGACCTAAAACTCAGGTTTCATTAATTGAGCAAAATTTATATTTTTGTAAAAAACTAAAAATCATGCTTGTTTTATCAGAGAGCAATTCGATAGTAAAAAATTTTATTGGGGAACTCAGAGATGTGGAAATACAAAAAGACACCATGCGGTTCAGGAAAAATCTGGAGCGGATAGGTGAGATTTTTGCTTACGAGATATCGAAAACCATGACTTTTAGTAATCAAAAAATAACCACTGTGTTGGGAGAAAAAAATACACAGGTATTGACTGACTTCCCGATAATTGCCACTGTCCTACGTGCGGCCATGCCCCTTCATATTGGTTTACTGAATTTTTTCGACAAATCTGACAGTGCTTTTATAGGTGCGTATCGTGGAGTTCATGACAAATCTGAGCATTTTAATATTGAAATGGACTATATAAGCAGCCCTGATCTGACCGGCAAAACGCTGATAATTTGCGACCCAATGCTTGCCACCGGAAAATCACTTGAAAAAGCCTATCATGGCTTATTGAGGTTTGGAATACCCGCCAAAACGCACATCGTTTCGGTAATAGCCAGTGACCGTGGGGCAAGATTTGTCAAAGCCCGCATGCCTGAATGTAAACTTTGGATTGGAGATATAGACGAAGAGCTAAATGACAAGTCGTACATTGTGCCCGGGCTGGGTGATGCCGGCGACCTGGCATTTGGTGTGAAAATATAAACCCTTTTTAAAAACAGAACCCTAACCATGAAATCGCAAAAGACTGACCTTCAGCATCTTTTCAGTATGCCTGTAATTGTAGCTGCCCTTGGCTACTTTGTTGACATTTATGATTTACAACTTTTTGGTATTGTAAGGATTCCTAGTCTTGAAAGTCTGGGTTTGTCAAAAGCAGAAATAGACTCGGTAGGCTCCTCAATTATAAATTCTCAAATGATTGGTCTTTTAATTGGTGGAATCCTTTGGGGAACGCTGGGCGATAAAAGAGGAAGACTTTCTGTGCTTTTTGGTTCAATTATTACTTATTCACTTGCCAATATTTTTTGTGGTTTGATACCTCAGATTGATTTTGTTGACAAAGTTGAGGCTTACAAATGGCTCCGTTTTTTAGCCGGAATAGGTCTCGCCGGCGAATTAGGTGCCGGTATCACTCTTGTCTCAGAGGTTTTGCCTAAACATTTAAGAGCAAAAGGTACTTCTCTGGTTGCAGGAGTAGGCCTTTTGGGTGCTGTTGTGGCTACTTTTACCGTAAAACTTTCGGGCGACTGGACCATTGCATACTTTATTGGTGGAGGAATGGGCTTTTTATTGTTATTACTAAGAGTGGGTGTGATAGAATCAGGAATGTATAAAAATATCAAACATACATCCAGTGTCACTAAAGGCAACTTCTTCGCTTTTTTTACCGATTGGGACCGGTTTGTGAAATATCTCAAATGTATCGGTATTGGCCTACCAACCTGGTTTTGTATTGGAATTTTGATATATCTGAGCAATCAATTTGGAGAAGCCCTCGGAATCACAGAAAAAGTTGAACCCGGACTTGCAATTATGTGGGCTTATGTGGGAATTTCTGCAGGGGATTTCTTAAGCGGTTTTTTAAGTCATTGGCTGGCTTCCCGAAAAAAAGCTATCGCATTTATGATGGGCATGTCGTTACTGGGAGTTTTGTTTTTCTTATTTGGTGGAATGAAAACAGCCAATACGCTTTATGCTACCGCAGTTTGGTTAGGTTTCTGGACAGGTTACTGGGCGATGTTTGTGACAGTAGGTGCCGAGCAGTTTGGAACCAATCTGAGAGCTACAGCTGCTACTACCGTACCCAATATGGTTAGAGGAGCATTGGCCGGTATGATTGTAATTTTCAATTTTTTAAAACCGAGCCAGGGTGTCGTATGGTCCGCAGCAATATTGGGAATTGTGATTTACCTCCTTGGCTTTTATTCAACGCTTTCTATAGCAGAAACCCACAATAAAGATCTGGACTATCTGGAACATTAATTTGGAAAATAAACTTATGAAGCCCGTGACAATGAGAGTTGCGGACTTTTTTTTGCAAAATACCAGGTCAAAATTGTGGCTGTAATTCCATATAGTATCAAAATGATTTTCAAATTTTCTGATATAATTGGAGACCAAAATGAAAATACCAAAAGCCCCGTGATTAGATAAAGGTTTTTAATGATTTCGAAAAAAATGGCATTGGGGTTTTTATCCATAAATTCGGTATAACTGTAAACATGCAGAAAAATTAACACCCCGAATGTGAGCATTCCTACCAAATCAAGTTTTGAAATATTTAAAAACAATAAAACCAAAAAGCCCAAAGTGGCCAAAAACTGCACCCAAACCCACACCAGGCTTTGCTGACTCAGCTGAATGTCATATTTCTTAAAATGGTATGGGTCGCTTATTTTTTTGATTGGATATTTTTCATCAAAACCCTCCGGACGCCAGCCCGTGGGCATAAACCAAATTCTGAACTTATCCCGGATATTTGGAGCACGCCATGCATCTTTTATCAAAATCCAGAGATGCATGAAATTAATTTTTACCGGATTCCAGGTACTTACGGGGCGGGTGATGCCATAAACCGGTGGTATATCGGGTAGTTCTTCCTGAAACGTACCAAAAAGTTTATCCCAAATGATGAATATCTGACTGTGGTTTTTGTCCATGTACTCAGGGTTGATAGAATGATGAACTCTGTGATGCGATGGAGTCACAATGATTTTCTCGAGAAAACCCATTTTCCCAATATAAACTGTATGATACCAAAACTGGGCAAAAAGATGAAGCGGAGCCACTGTGGCAATCACAATGGGTGGCACTCCAAAAATGGCTGCCGGAATAAGGAAGAAAGTCCAGATATTGACAAAGCTCGAAATACTTTGACGCAAAGCACAAGCCAGATTGTACTCTTCAGAACTATGATGAATGGCGTGTTTGTTCCAAAAAAGGTTTACTTCGTGTGAAAGCCTGTGCACCCAATAGCCCATAAAATCAAGGGCAATAAAAGCGATAATATAGGTAGCGATGGTATTTTCAATCTTGAAAAAGGCAAAATGGGTCATAAACCAATCATATGAAATAATTGTGATACTGAGCCCCAAAACATCCTTTAGCACATTGGTGTAGCCCGAACTTAAGCTCGAAATGGTATCCAAAGCCCGAAATGGATCTTTGCGTTTACGATAGCCGTACCATTTTTCGAATAAAACCAAAAACAAAAAAGCCGGCATGGCTATGAGCAAAATTCGGGCGTAAGTTTCCATTGGTATGCAAGCAGAGTAATTTTTTGCAAATATATAAATTTCTGCTATTTATAAATATTTAGATATATTATTTGATTAAAAATAGATTTTGAATACCATAACTGGAACACATATTTCATAGATGAGACCTCGTTTTTAATTAAAAAATGAACAACACTTACCAACTCTAAAAACTGTTGCCTACTTCCTGTTACCTAAAAATCTTACAAATGCTTTTCAAAACAAATACTATTTTCAACACCCATGTACTGTCCAAAATTCTCGATGACTTTGTAGCCCACTTTATGATAAAAAGCCACAGCTGCTTCTTGCCGTTTCCCGGTTTCGAGAATTAGGCGTTCTACTCCCAATTCTTTGGCCCATTGTTCAAGTTCAGTTATCAAAAAAACTGCTGCACCACTGCCTCTCTGTTCAGGTACAACATACATACGCTTGAGCTCCCACACGCCGTCCTCATACTTTTTGATGGCTCCACATGCATTGGGCTGTTCACCATTATAAACTACCACAACATGCTGAATATGAGTAATCTTATTGAATTGGTCATAAAACGCATGCTCATCCCCATCCGTAATGGTCAGATATTCGTCCAGAGCTTTTACTAATGACTGGAAGTCGGTATTGGAGGAATTGGTACGGAGTGAGTGCATAGTTACAAATCAGGCAATCGACTTTTATTTGAATTATAAATTATTGGATTAGTCTTCAAAACCTCTATTTTCTAAGATGAAAATTTCAAGGACATTAAATTGTTAATCAAAATTTCATACTCAAGTATAAACCAAGTTCATCAAGAAATTTAACCCATTTCTTAATTACAAAAACCAATTTTGTATTGATATTTTTACAAAATCAATACAACTCCGGAAACTTGTCTGGCTTAGCTTCATGCAAGAGTTTATAGGTGGCCTCAAAAATGGTCTCAGTATTTGGTTTAGAGAAATAATCACCATCAGAGCCATAAGCAGGTCTGTGAGCCTGGGCACTGATCGCCAAAGGTTTGGAATCAAGATAGTGATAGGCATCATGTTGGTCAAGAACCTGCTGCATCATGTAAGCAGTACCTCCACCCGGCATATCTTCGTCAGCAAATATTACCCGATTGGTCTTTTTGACAGATTTTAAAATAATCTTATCTATGTCAAATGGCAATAAGGTCTGAACATCGATTACTTCGGCATCAATACCTACTTTTTGCAAATCATCGGCGGCTTCCATCACTATCCTGCACATGGAACCATAAGTGACTATGGTGACATCGGTACCTTCACGAAGAATTTCAGGCACACCAAGAGGTTCACAGATTTCGGAGAGATTGTCAGGTAATTGTTCTTTAATACGATATCCGTTAAGGCTTTCTATAATTAATGCAGGGTCGTCGCCTTTAAGTAAAGTATTGTAAAAACCGGCTGCTTTGACAAAGTTTCGGGGAGTAACCACATGCATTCCACGTAAAGCATGAATCATTACGGCCATTGGGGAACCTGAATGCCAGATACCTTCCAGTCTATGACCACGGGTCCTAACGATAAGTGGGGCACATTGTCTGCCAACGGTGCGATAACGAAGTGACGCCAGGTCGTCGGTCAATGTAGCCAAAGTATAATAGATGTAATCAAAATACTGAACTTCAACAATCGGACGTAAACCTCTCATGGCGGCACCAATACCTTGACCGATGATGGTTGTCTCTCTTATTCCTGTATCATTGATCCTTAGTTTTCCGTATTTTTCCTGTAACCCGGCAAAACCCTGGTTTACATCACCTATTTTCCCTACATCCTCACCTAAAGCAAACACCAGTGGATTACTGGCAAAAAGCATATCAAAATAATTATTGATGACTTCGCGACCATCAACCATTGGGCTTTTAGGTGAATATAAAGGCTTTACGGGGGTAACTTTTAAAGGCGATGTTGGATACTCACTATAGAGGTGGGTATTGTATCTATCAGCATTTTTTGTCTCTAGAGAATTTAGAAGTTTGGCGATTTCTTTTCTAAATTTTTCAACATTAACTATCCTAAGAGCCTTTTTCAGTGCTTTGACTCCGTCTTTTTTTAAGAGATTATTATTGCTGTCAATTGATTTTATTAAACCAGAAAGTTCAACATTTTCTTTTTGACTTTCTGAAATCTCTTTCAAAAGACTAATAACCTGTTTATTTTCTTTATTTATTGCATCTCTGGCAGCATCCCAGGCTTTTTTTCTCGCATTTTTTGCTATTTCATCTGCTTCGGCTTCAATTATAGCAAGGTCGGCCTCATCGCTGATTCCGTTTTCAAGAATCCACTGTTTTAGTTTTAGGTTACAATCAAAAGCATGTTCCCAGTCGAGTCTTTCCTTTGACTTATATCTTTCATGTGAGCCTGATGCAGAGTGGCCCTGAGGTTGAGTTACTTCATATACATGAACCAACACAGGCACATGTTCATCTCTGGCTATCCTGGCAGCTTTCTGATAAGCTTCAAGCAGAGCCGGGTAGTCCCAACCTTTAACTTTTATGATTTCAATTCCCTCTTTTTCTCCTCTTTCAAAACCTTTCAAGGCTTCCGAAATACTTGCCTTTGTAGTTTGATATTCAATAGGTACCGAAATCCCATAGCCATCGTCCCAAACCGATACAACCAAAGGAATTTGCAAAACTCCGGCAGCATTAATAGTTTCAAAAAACATGCCCTGAGAAGTCGATGCATCGCCAATAGTTGCGAAACACACCTCATTGCCATGGTTTGAGAAGTTTTTTTGGTTTTTAAGTGCGGGATTATGCCGATAAAGTTTTGAAGCAAATGCTAAACCTACGCTTCGAGGCATCTGTCCTGCAGTAGATGATACATCCACTACCCCATTATACATTTCGGTCTGATTGAGCCAATTCCCATTTTCATCTACCCAATGATTGCCATAATGTGAATTCATAGAGCGACCTCCTGAAAAAATATCATGTTTTGGATCAGCGTGAGCATACAGCTGTGCAAAAAATTGCTGCCATGTAAGACCCTCAGTGGCCGCTACTAAAGTCTGATCCCGATAATACCCGGAACGGAAATCACCTTTTCTGAAAACTTTGGAGAGGGCAATTTGTGCAAGTTCTTTACCATCACCAAAAATTCCAAACTTTGCTCTGCCCATAAAAACGTCCTTCCTTCCAAGCAAACTTGCAGACCGACTTTCACATGCAAGCTTATAGTCCTCGAGTATTTCTTTTTTCGAAAGGATTATGTCATTTATTGTATAATAACCATTCAAAAGGTCACTCATAAGCAAATTCCGGTTTAGAATCTCGTATTTTTACATGTTTTTTTGTAAAATTCAAGATTTATAGTGTAAAATTAAGGGATTTTTTTTAAAAACCAATCAGCAAATAATTATACAAAAGTATTGTTAACGCATTGTTAAAAAATTTTGGTTTTTAAAACCTTGGTATTTACTTTGCATATAAGATTAGTATCAGAATTATTTATAACAATTAATATTAAAGAGAATGAAAAAATTATTTTTTACGCTTGTAAGTGTGCTTTTGTTTGCGGCGGCTACTCAAGCTCAGGGAGTTTTAAAGTTTAATAAAGAAACTCATGATTTTGGAAAAATCGCTGAAGGTCCTTTGGCAACGTATTCTTTTGAGGTAACCAATACAGGTACTGCTCCGGTAATTATCACTAATGCTCAAGCTTCATGTGGTTGTACTACTCCGGAATGGTCAAAAGAACCAATTATGCCAGGAGCAAAAAGTGTAATTAAAGTAGGATATAATACATCAGGTCGCCCTAATGCATTTACAAAAACTATCACAGTTGTAAGTAATGCAGAAAATGGCACAATCATTTTGACTATCAAAGGGAATGTGATACCAAAAAGTGCTGCCGGCAGCAAATAATTTCTTAATAAAGATATTCTTTTAAGGTCATCGGAATCGATGACCTTTTTTTGTAATTGTTTTAAATTCTAACCTAAATTTTTTATATTTAGAAAAAAATCGGGTTGTATGACCATTCTTTGTATTTGTACATATTTTAAAGGTGCTGAATTTCTCAAAGCTGCAAAAGCTGAGGGAAACATAGTTTTTTTGCTTACTCACAAAGATTTAGAACATAAACCATGGCCTAGAGAGAGTATTGATCAGTTTTTTTATCTCGAAAACAATGAAAATACTTTTGAAACCTACAAAACTATCATTCAGGGGACATCCTCTTTGATGCAAAAAAACAAAATTGATTTGGTTGTAGCACTTGATGACTTTGATGTTGAAAAAGCCGCCCTGGTAAGGGAGCATTTCAGGATCCCTGGAATGGGACAAACTACTGCCCGGTATTTCAGAGATAAGCTGGCCATGCGGGTACAAGCCGATGATTATCAGATTCCAGTACCTGACTTCAGTTCACTTTTTACCGATATTGATATTACAGAATTTTTAGAAAAAACTACCGGACCCTGGTTGGTAAAACCACGATCAGAGGCTTCGGCTGCCGGAATTAAGAAGGTGTATTCAAAAGACGAAGCATGGTCTCATATTCATTCACTGGGTGAAGACCGACACCAGTTTTTGATCGAATGCTTTAAACCGGGAGATGTATATCACATTGATTCACTGATTATTGACAGCAAAGTAGTTTTTGAAAGATGCAGCCAATATCTTAGTCCTCCTTTTGACGTAGCACATGGTGGAGGTATTTTCAGGTCTGTAACTGTGGAGCATGGCTCTTTCGACGAAGAAGCCCTTTCACTTATCAATCATCAGGTAATGAAAGCCTTTGGGATGCGTTTTAGTGCTACCCACACTGAAGTGATAAAATGCCACGAAGACGGCAATTATTATTTTCTAGAAACCGCCTCAAGAGTAGGTGGAGCTCATCTGGCCGAAATGGTGGAGGCCTCCTCAGGAATAAATCTATGGAAGGAATGGGCAAAAATTGAAACCGCTGTAGCTGAAAAGAAAAAATATATTTTGCCCAAAGTTGAAAAATCCTATTCCGGAATTATCATAAGTTTATCTTCACACCAATGGCCTGATATGACCCCATTTAATGATCCTGAGGTAGTTTGGGTCATGAATGAAGAATATCATGTGGGATTAATTGTAAAATCTGCTGATAGAAAAAGAGTTTTGGAATTGCTCGATAAATACGCCAAAATGATTGTGGAAATGGGTTATCATGCTTCAGCCCCGGCTCCCGACAAACCTACTCATTAAAACAAAATGAACAAGAAAAATCTGGTATCTGCCGTAGTGGATATCCTCGAAAATAAAATAGCCGAAATCGAAAAAGCCATTGAGAATGTACAGGCTTCTGTCAATGAAGAAACTAAAAGCTCAATGGGCGACAAATACGAAGTAGGGCGGGTAATGGCCCAAAATGAA
The sequence above is a segment of the Cytophagaceae bacterium genome. Coding sequences within it:
- a CDS encoding transketolase, which codes for MSDLLNGYYTINDIILSKKEILEDYKLACESRSASLLGRKDVFMGRAKFGIFGDGKELAQIALSKVFRKGDFRSGYYRDQTLVAATEGLTWQQFFAQLYAHADPKHDIFSGGRSMNSHYGNHWVDENGNWLNQTEMYNGVVDVSSTAGQMPRSVGLAFASKLYRHNPALKNQKNFSNHGNEVCFATIGDASTSQGMFFETINAAGVLQIPLVVSVWDDGYGISVPIEYQTTKASISEALKGFERGEKEGIEIIKVKGWDYPALLEAYQKAARIARDEHVPVLVHVYEVTQPQGHSASGSHERYKSKERLDWEHAFDCNLKLKQWILENGISDEADLAIIEAEADEIAKNARKKAWDAARDAINKENKQVISLLKEISESQKENVELSGLIKSIDSNNNLLKKDGVKALKKALRIVNVEKFRKEIAKLLNSLETKNADRYNTHLYSEYPTSPLKVTPVKPLYSPKSPMVDGREVINNYFDMLFASNPLVFALGEDVGKIGDVNQGFAGLQEKYGKLRINDTGIRETTIIGQGIGAAMRGLRPIVEVQYFDYIYYTLATLTDDLASLRYRTVGRQCAPLIVRTRGHRLEGIWHSGSPMAVMIHALRGMHVVTPRNFVKAAGFYNTLLKGDDPALIIESLNGYRIKEQLPDNLSEICEPLGVPEILREGTDVTIVTYGSMCRIVMEAADDLQKVGIDAEVIDVQTLLPFDIDKIILKSVKKTNRVIFADEDMPGGGTAYMMQQVLDQHDAYHYLDSKPLAISAQAHRPAYGSDGDYFSKPNTETIFEATYKLLHEAKPDKFPELY
- a CDS encoding DUF1573 domain-containing protein, whose translation is MKKLFFTLVSVLLFAAATQAQGVLKFNKETHDFGKIAEGPLATYSFEVTNTGTAPVIITNAQASCGCTTPEWSKEPIMPGAKSVIKVGYNTSGRPNAFTKTITVVSNAENGTIILTIKGNVIPKSAAGSK
- a CDS encoding ATPase, with the translated sequence MTILCICTYFKGAEFLKAAKAEGNIVFLLTHKDLEHKPWPRESIDQFFYLENNENTFETYKTIIQGTSSLMQKNKIDLVVALDDFDVEKAALVREHFRIPGMGQTTARYFRDKLAMRVQADDYQIPVPDFSSLFTDIDITEFLEKTTGPWLVKPRSEASAAGIKKVYSKDEAWSHIHSLGEDRHQFLIECFKPGDVYHIDSLIIDSKVVFERCSQYLSPPFDVAHGGGIFRSVTVEHGSFDEEALSLINHQVMKAFGMRFSATHTEVIKCHEDGNYYFLETASRVGGAHLAEMVEASSGINLWKEWAKIETAVAEKKKYILPKVEKSYSGIIISLSSHQWPDMTPFNDPEVVWVMNEEYHVGLIVKSADRKRVLELLDKYAKMIVEMGYHASAPAPDKPTH